From the genome of Candidatus Dormiibacterota bacterium, one region includes:
- a CDS encoding cytochrome c biogenesis protein ResB, which translates to MIATRSSLDAAYDNVVRTFGNVLFAVLLFLVWGVFTIIGVVVDQGKDASTYFSAYPAPIARALIRLGFDNIYHSPWYVGIIGLILLSLAVCTFKRVIPARLPPLRPVKIDKIPLNASVSVRGDEAGVRAKVEAFFRNRGWHIRNREFDGVEWGFADKHNWARRGVLIAHLGFVIIAAGTTIYWAKGFSGDAAILTGQTAEIPQTHAIFHLNSFRYTIAPIATKSGMVYQPIDYVSHVTVTGKNGVPKNYTVRVNHPINVDGTLYYQSSYGFGMRFLVTHDGKRVASLSDRTLKEGDTIDIPGTQSTIEYTRFVPTVDRVSGQPSADPRVNDPATVLNLFVGGSSAGAALVPLHSAIDLGRGWQITPNRYVLYSGFQYRYDPGIPLVGIGALVLVAGLIISFYFLPARLYVRVEAEAHSQTCTVGLAATTVKGYDIFETQFRELIAEFTSSMEPPGPSAHFSPAEAY; encoded by the coding sequence GTGATCGCAACTCGCTCATCGCTCGATGCCGCCTACGATAACGTCGTACGCACCTTCGGTAACGTCTTATTCGCCGTCTTGCTGTTCTTGGTGTGGGGCGTCTTTACGATCATCGGCGTCGTGGTCGACCAAGGCAAAGACGCGAGCACCTATTTCAGCGCGTATCCCGCCCCGATCGCTCGAGCCCTGATCCGCCTGGGCTTCGATAATATCTATCACTCGCCGTGGTACGTCGGCATCATCGGATTGATCTTGCTCTCGCTTGCCGTTTGCACGTTCAAGCGAGTGATCCCGGCCCGGCTTCCACCCCTACGGCCGGTGAAAATCGACAAGATCCCGCTCAACGCTTCGGTGAGCGTGCGCGGCGACGAAGCCGGCGTCCGCGCGAAGGTCGAGGCGTTTTTTCGTAACCGTGGTTGGCATATTCGCAATCGCGAATTCGACGGCGTCGAGTGGGGCTTTGCGGATAAGCACAATTGGGCGCGCCGCGGAGTGTTGATCGCGCATCTCGGATTCGTGATCATCGCGGCCGGTACGACGATCTACTGGGCCAAGGGCTTCTCCGGCGATGCGGCCATACTCACCGGCCAAACCGCGGAAATTCCGCAGACTCACGCGATCTTCCACCTCAACAGCTTCCGCTACACGATCGCTCCGATCGCCACCAAGAGCGGAATGGTCTATCAACCGATCGACTACGTCTCGCACGTCACGGTCACCGGCAAGAACGGCGTGCCGAAGAACTACACGGTCCGCGTCAACCACCCCATCAACGTCGATGGGACCCTGTACTACCAGTCGAGCTACGGTTTCGGAATGCGCTTCTTGGTGACGCACGACGGCAAGCGCGTCGCATCGCTCTCGGATCGCACGTTAAAAGAAGGCGACACGATCGATATCCCCGGGACGCAGAGCACGATCGAATACACGCGCTTCGTCCCGACCGTCGATCGCGTAAGCGGGCAACCCTCCGCGGACCCGCGCGTCAACGACCCGGCAACCGTACTCAACCTTTTCGTGGGCGGCTCGTCGGCGGGCGCCGCGCTGGTCCCATTGCATAGCGCTATCGATCTAGGACGCGGCTGGCAGATTACCCCGAACCGTTACGTCCTGTACAGCGGTTTTCAGTATCGCTACGATCCCGGCATCCCCTTGGTCGGCATCGGCGCGTTGGTGCTCGTCGCCGGCCTGATTATCTCGTTCTACTTCCTGCCCGCGCGCCTGTACGTTCGCGTCGAAGCGGAAGCTCATTCACAAACCTGTACGGTCGGCCTAGCCGCTACAACCGTAAAGGGCTACGATATCTTTGAAACCCAATTCCGCGAATTGATCGCGGAATTCACGAGTTCGATGGAGCCGCCCGGCCCCAGCGCTCACTTCTCTCCCGCGGAGGCGTATTAA
- the tatC gene encoding twin-arginine translocase subunit TatC, which produces MQDTVTEPHAWDQKEMSFTEHLGELRNRLLIAIGTVGVIALVLFYPSQFIIKWMVNAYFHGITLHAFGPADVIFIEIKFSVIGGIIVGLPMLLYQLWMFVVPAVHPRTRRMVYAFIAPSFFLAALGLAFAHFIVIPRVIAALVSITDAIATPTFGVSETLNFLLILLALFALIFQLPIVLIGLARLGIVSAAFLSKYRRHALFAMVIAAGIAAPDGNPLTMALLAFPMYVLYEVSIWIIIVLEKSWRRAEASA; this is translated from the coding sequence TTGCAGGATACCGTCACCGAGCCGCACGCTTGGGATCAGAAGGAGATGTCGTTTACGGAGCACCTCGGGGAGCTCCGTAACCGTCTATTGATCGCGATCGGAACCGTCGGCGTCATCGCGCTCGTGCTCTTCTATCCCTCGCAATTCATCATCAAATGGATGGTGAACGCGTATTTTCACGGCATCACGCTCCACGCGTTCGGCCCGGCCGACGTCATCTTCATCGAGATCAAATTTTCGGTGATCGGCGGCATCATCGTCGGCCTTCCGATGCTCTTATACCAGCTCTGGATGTTCGTGGTGCCGGCCGTGCACCCGCGCACCCGGCGGATGGTCTACGCGTTTATCGCGCCTTCGTTTTTTCTGGCGGCGCTGGGCTTAGCCTTCGCGCATTTCATCGTCATTCCACGCGTGATCGCGGCGCTGGTGAGCATTACGGATGCGATCGCGACGCCGACCTTCGGAGTTAGCGAAACGCTCAATTTCTTGCTGATTCTGCTCGCGCTCTTCGCACTGATCTTTCAACTGCCGATCGTCTTGATCGGTCTCGCGCGGCTGGGGATCGTGAGCGCGGCCTTTCTGAGCAAATACCGACGCCACGCACTTTTCGCAATGGTCATCGCCGCCGGAATCGCCGCGCCCGATGGCAACCCGCTAACCATGGCCTTGCTTGCTTTCCCCATGTACGTTCTGTACGAAGTTTCCATTTGGATTATCATCGTGCTTGAGAAGTCGTGGCGACGCGCTGAAGCTTCCGCCTAG
- a CDS encoding twin-arginine translocase TatA/TatE family subunit: protein MSIHPLFAIIDAPIIIGILVVGAVLFGADKLPKLARSAGQAKKEFMMGQIEADEATAKAREEARSRMAAQTAAADPMSNVEAGSMSGEAVPQPTAGKGTPSA, encoded by the coding sequence ATGTCCATCCACCCACTCTTTGCCATCATCGATGCGCCGATCATTATCGGTATCTTGGTGGTGGGCGCCGTGCTCTTCGGAGCCGACAAGCTTCCGAAGCTGGCGCGCAGCGCCGGGCAGGCGAAGAAAGAATTCATGATGGGGCAGATCGAGGCCGATGAAGCGACCGCGAAGGCCCGCGAAGAAGCCCGTTCCCGTATGGCGGCCCAGACCGCCGCGGCGGATCCGATGAGCAACGTCGAGGCCGGAAGCATGTCCGGCGAAGCGGTCCCGCAGCCGACCGCCGGCAAGGGCACGCCGAGCGCCTAA
- a CDS encoding polyprenyl synthetase family protein, which translates to MMHGALESESNLYALVEAFFASSFSTDNAIITEAVKRMLAAGGKRLRPRVTLLSAQACGGDAAEHLHLAAYMELIHVATLIHDDVVDNAKTRRGVNATAIDYGNRVSVLAGDYLFAWIFKNVTANYPHPVPNILSSTLADICDGEVLQLRALGNFDLGLNGYVEVARKKTASLFAASAQCGAIMGGGSSEEIAALHAFGELYGIAFQMNDDLLDMTADELTVGKPVGNDLTERKMTIPLILALGRGDRNFRSTIERFYAGSENGAMIGSMIRAIDGQGGLEATRERIGEYVVRAKAALQPLREGVSKESLANLADALLV; encoded by the coding sequence ATGATGCACGGGGCTCTTGAGAGCGAATCGAACCTCTACGCGCTCGTGGAAGCATTCTTCGCGTCGTCGTTTTCGACCGACAACGCGATCATTACCGAAGCGGTAAAACGCATGCTGGCGGCCGGGGGAAAGCGCTTGCGCCCCCGCGTGACGCTGCTCTCCGCGCAAGCCTGCGGTGGGGATGCAGCGGAGCATCTGCACTTGGCTGCATACATGGAATTGATCCACGTTGCGACGCTGATCCACGACGACGTCGTCGACAATGCGAAGACGCGACGCGGCGTAAACGCAACCGCCATCGATTACGGCAATCGCGTCAGCGTGCTCGCGGGCGATTACCTCTTTGCGTGGATATTCAAGAACGTCACGGCAAACTACCCGCATCCGGTGCCGAACATACTCTCGTCGACGCTGGCCGATATTTGCGACGGCGAGGTGCTGCAGCTTCGCGCGCTCGGCAACTTCGATCTCGGCCTGAACGGCTACGTGGAGGTCGCGCGCAAGAAAACGGCATCGCTGTTCGCGGCTTCGGCGCAATGCGGGGCGATCATGGGCGGCGGTTCGAGCGAGGAGATCGCCGCGCTGCACGCCTTCGGCGAGCTCTACGGGATCGCGTTCCAGATGAACGACGACTTGCTCGATATGACCGCGGACGAGCTGACGGTCGGCAAGCCGGTCGGCAACGACCTTACCGAGCGTAAGATGACGATTCCCTTGATTTTGGCGCTGGGGCGCGGCGATCGCAACTTTCGTTCGACGATCGAGCGTTTCTATGCCGGGAGCGAGAACGGCGCGATGATCGGTAGCATGATTCGCGCTATCGACGGCCAGGGTGGCCTCGAAGCTACCCGCGAACGGATCGGCGAGTATGTAGTGCGCGCTAAGGCGGCGCTGCAGCCTCTTCGGGAAGGCGTGTCGAAAGAGAGCTTGGCGAACCTTGCCGATGCCCTGCTCGTTTGA